Part of the Fusarium musae strain F31 chromosome 3, whole genome shotgun sequence genome, tggaagaaaagaaacagtCCGAAATCATAAAGAGCAAAGAGTTAGGATGGAATCAGAGAAATACCATGGACTAAGTGAGCATGAAGTCGGACCAACGTTAAGGATTATTACACAGTGCTCAGTGCACAGTAATCACAAGATGTTGAGCTCCGCTGTGATGGGATATACTGAACAGTCGCGGGGCTTTGGCTGGAGTTAGAGGTTTCTGTTATCCGTTATGCTAAGACAGTGCACAGGCTAGCTTATTCCTACGCGTTATGCTTGGTGGAGATCACGAACGCCATCGTTTATGACTTGAAAAGCGACAGGTCTCTACCACTTCTTGACCGGGAAACTTTTGAATTATTCTCGTGGCTGGCAGGATCTATGACTGAAATCGACTTCTACTCGCATACACAAGTTCCCAGAATACAAAGCTGAATAAAAGAACCAACCGCAATGTTGACGAATCGCCCCCGAACGCGGCAACGAGCGTATAAGAAGCCACCTGCTCTTGATGTTCCCAacattgatgaagatgctgcgGAGAGGAAACGAGTTTTGAACGTTCTCGCACAGAGAAGATATCGTGCGTCGCCACTTTTCTGTAACCAAACAGGCTTGAGATCTGACAGGTATATAGGTGAAAAGAAACGGCTAGATCGTCTTAAGACCAAGTCAGCTGGTAGCAATCGGTCTCAAAACTCCGAACCTCAGGACGAAACAGTTCCAAACCCCGAAGGCAGAGTATCAAAAGACGATGTGTATGAAATTCCGACTCTGCAGAGCAATCTGGAATCCACAATTCCAGAACCCAATCTGTCAATCCCTCCCACGACAGATGCTGACATCTTGGCTGGGTTTGATCTTAATCTGACATCTTGGAACCCCATCGGAGACCCCCTCCAAGATTTGGCATTTGCGCCTATTCTTCCAGACCCAAATACAGTACCCCGGTACTTACACGAAGACAATACCAGGGGCGATTCGGTAACAAATACTCATCATGACTTGTCTGCAGATTTTGCCGGAGCCGATATGACAATGTTTATTgattcatcatcactcaGCTCTTCACCCCCGTCATCGGAAGGGCAGACGTTTCCTGATAGTTATCAACTACCTCTACTACAGCTTACACTTCTCAAAGCTGTTATGCGAATAGCAGACCGTCTGAACCTGAAGCCAGACCTTTGGGATTTGGGGGGCAACTCGGCATTCAACACAGGGACCGCAACTCCAGCATCTCTACTgcctccatcatggcagcCTACTCCATCGCAAGTTGCGATACCACACCATCCAGTTATTGACCTTCTGCCTTGGCCAGGTGTCAGAGAGcgtgccatcttcatcttgtcatTGCCCGACGAGTTACGGCCACCACGAGCCCAGGGCGCATTGGCGATCGTCAACTTTGCCTATGACGTTGAGGATACAGCCGAGGGAGTTAGAATTTATGGTGACGATCCATATGATCCAGGTAACTGGGAGCTGGGGCAGGTTATGTTTGAAAGATGGTGGTTTTTGTTcgacaacagcatcatcagcacAAGTAACCGTTGGCGAAGGGCAAGGGGAGCGCCGCCACTGCTATTGAAAAGTGGAAGTCCTGGTTCGAGCCCGACTGCAAGTACATCATCTGCTACAACTGGAGCATCATGATGTGCCACTGAAGTTGTTAGTAGGTAGGCAGGATGTACAGACATTCTATGAATACTAAGAGACCTGTAAGACTACAGATTGGCGATATGTATCTATCTGATGACGTTAAAGTTAATTGAGCAAGATTGAAAGATGAACATGTAAGCCCAAGGTTCAACAGCCTTCTACCTATCCGCATAGACCCATATAGTCTTCTCGATAACCCTCGCAAGTTGACTATAATTTGAGCCCATTGATCAGCCCAAAGAATAATAGACATCTAGGAGGAGATTTGATGCTTAGATCAATCGTTGTTAGAGTAGAGCTTTGGACCTTTAGGTTCGCTCACCGGTCTGACAGTGACACCACTAGGTGATAGCTCAGCATCATGACGGAAGGGTTATAAGGGTCcttgggtgatgatgattcgTCTGTTGACTGGACCCTTGCTCCGCAGCAGGGGACCCCTCGACGTTGACGTCGGGGGAGAGAGGAGACATACCTCAGAGATCATTGGCAGGACCTCTCGGAGGATGGCTGCAAACCGCACGCTGCAAGTCGAAGCAGAGTGGGATGTCGTGAACTGCTTCAGCCAAACAGAACCCATCAAGCCCACAGTTTCCAGGCTCATTGCAGATGTTACCGCACGCTCCATTGTCCTGGGTTTCTCACCGATCAAAAGAGGCGCAGCCGAGTACAATGGAAACCAATTCAACGGCCGCTCTAGGTATATACATAGTATCAAGTGGAGGTGAGCGTCGATTTATGACTCTGAGTTCTTgagcttaaaataaaaaattgcAACGTTTGGAAGCTCACTTCCATGGATCATTAGCCTGGGGCAGCTTCAGCGGCATCCTCACTGGTTCAATGCCCTGAGCTCCCCTGAGCCTCTCGGCTTCCGATGCCCGGGAACGGCGCTGAGATCAAATGAACGCATCTGCATCCGCCAATGAGCAGACACGATTCGTGCATCGGAGGTAAAAACGGAACCCCACTGGGGAGTTTCTGGAGGAAGGAGGGGCATCTTAGAGGCCCTCGGCGGGGGAGAGGAGAAATTTCCTGGACAATTAGTTAGAAGGAAGGAACGACGTGGAACGCTTTTCTGACCGTACTcggttttctttcttctctctttcttctctctctctccctctttcttttctacTCGTCATCTGTCGCTCAATATATAACCTCCCCTTCGTTCTCCAAATAGAATTGGCTGTCATTTGTCAAGTTGGATCCTGGTACTACGTAAACCACTAACcacctgctgctgcttctcgtCCAACGGATTGAGAGAGGGAAATCGAAAGGTCAATACAGATCATCGTTTCCACCGCCTCGTCTGGAGTTGCAGCGCAAAACCTCAGAACCGGGCTTCAAACAGTACCATATACGTTAGTTTATGCCGGCATCGCTGCAATACCTCTCCACCTAATCTGTAACTGAGATTGCTAACATAGGATTTCTTGTCAGTCGTCGTTACAGTTCCCCTCCCCCACAATCTCCCATACTCCAGCTCTCTGATCCAAGCTTCGACCCGCCACGGCCATTACGCCCAACTCTTCCTTCGTGACGAATTAACATTGTTCTCTGGTTAAATATTCATACAAGCTCGTCATAAATTACACAGTCGAACAGTTCCTCGCCAACCGATTTCACCATGCATATCAAGGACATGCTCAACGACGCCGAGAGGAGCGGCCagccctccttctctttcgaGTACTTCCCTCCCAAGACCGCCCAAGGTGTTCAGAACCTTTACGACCGTATGGATCGCATGTACAATCTGGGTCCCAAGTTCATCGACATCACATGGGGTGCTGGTGGTAGAATTGCCGAGCTCACTTGCGAGATGGTACTCCAGGCTCAAGCTGTCTACGGCCTCGAAACTTGCATGCATCTGACCTGCACCGACATgggtgttgagaaggtcaatGATGCCCTTCTTAAAGCGTACAAAGCCGGGTGCACCAATATTCTGGCCCTACGTGGTGATCCCCCGCGAGCTCAAGACAAGTGGACCGCTGCGGACGGAGGCTTTCAGTATGCCCGTGATCTCGTCAAACACATCCGCGATACCTACGGCAACCACTTCGACATCGGTGTTGCTGGTTATCCTGAGGGTTCCGATGACAACAAGAATGAGGACGAATTACTTGACCatctcaaggagaaggttgaCATGGGCGCCAGTTTCATTGTCACACAGATGTTCTATGATGCTGATAACTTCATTCGCTGGGTGAAGCGTGTTCGTGAGCGTGGCATCACTATCCCTATCCTCCCCGGTATCATGCCTATAGCTACATATGCCAGCTTCCTTCGACGAGCAAACCATATGCAGGCCAAGATTCCTCAAGAATGGCTCGATGCACTTGAGCCTGTTAAGAACGACGATGTCGCCGTCAGAAATATCGGAAAGACCCTGGTTGCCAACATGTGCCGAAAGTTGCTCGCCAACGGGATTCACCACCTTCATTTCTATACTATGAACCTTGCCCAGGCTACACGCATGTTACTTGAGGAGCTCCAATGGGCTCCTTGCGCTGAGCGTCCTCTTCAACAGGCTCTCCCCTGGAAACAGTCCAAAGGACTTGGCCGCCGCGAGGAGGATGTTCGGCCCATTTTTTGGAGAAACCGCAACAAGTCTTATGTTATTCGCACACAGGATTGGGACGAGTTCCCCAACGGTCGATGGGGTGATTCTCGCTCTCCTGCTTTCGGAGAGCTGGATGCTTACGGCATTGGTTTGACTGGTACTAACGAGGCCAATCGTAAAAAATGGGGCGAGCCCAAGACCATTCAGGATATTGCTCAACTTTTCGTCCGATATCTCCAAAATGAGATCGAGTCTCTGCCATGGAGTGAGGCACCTCTTACCactgaggctgatgagattcGAGAGGAGCTTATTGAGCTCAACAAGCGAGGATTGTTGACTGTGAACTCTCAGCCTGCTGTCAATGGCGTCAAGTCTTCTCACCCGGTCCACGGCTGGGGCCCCGACAACGGTTATGTCTACCAGAAGTCATACCTTGAGTTGCTGGTGCACCCCGATgtctttgacaagatgatCACTCGCATTGAGAGCCACCCTGATCTGACCTACTACGCTGTGACTAAGGACGGCGAGCTCCGATCTAATGTGACATCTGATGGCCCCAACGCAGTGACATGGGGTGTCTTCCCTGGAAAGGAGATTGTGCAGCCAACCATTGTCGAGAGCATCAGTTTTCTTGCATGGAAGGACGAAGCATTCCGACTGGGTGTTGATTGGGCTCACTGTTATGACATGAGCTCGCCTAGCCGAGCTCTGCTTGAGGGTGTCATGAATGACTGGTACCTCGTCAACATTGGTGAGTCAAGAGGTTCCAAAACCGACTCTGCAATCATGCTAACAATGGTAGTGAACAACGATTTCCACGACAACAAAACCATCTTCGAGCTTTTGAAGGGCCTCGAGGTCAAGAATCTCACCACTCCTGCGACTCCTCTGACTGAGTCTGTAGGTAATGGCGCCGTAGATACTGAACCTATTGCCAACGGTACTGCAGCCACTGCAGTTGCGAACTAGATGTTCTCACACAGTGGTACCCGGTGCAATGGTTTGCCAAGATGCCCAGCATCTTGACCAAAGTAAATCTCTGTTTCGATTGCAGAGTGATTGCAAGTATGCATCATCGGGGCGTTGCTGTGCACTTCCTCTAACTTTAACGACCActgctttttttcttcctttgatTTCTTTTTTGATTTTCGGGTTTGGGTATAATAGCATCACCGAGGTGTCTTTTTCAACAAAAAGTTACCAGGGATACGGGGGCAGCATTTTAAAAAGGCGCAAGATACGAAAAATCACCCGGCGGGCGCAGACGACTTTATGTTTTGGGGGCTTGCTTTGCTTGTTCTATATCTCAACGATACCCCGCCAGCAAGGCCTTATGGATGGACGAATGCATGACTGAATTTGATTTCTTTCCTTCTATGgttctttacttttcttctttcccaACGAACGGGAAGAAATTATACAGAGtgggtgatgatggggaTATGGAAAAGATTAAAGGCAAAGTTTGGCTATCATGGTGGGCTCAAGCAACAGCTAGATATTGCTGAGGCTCGGAACCAACAATTGATTTGATATCTAGTCCCGATATTGGGCTACGATGATACTTTGCGCTCTCCCATACCGCCCCTTTGAGTGACTTGAGTGAAATGTCCAAAGCCCACCCTTATCCTTTCTTCGACCAAATCTGGGATTGTGTTGTACACAATAAGGATGCTATCGTCAAACGGGCTATGCAATTGAATTCCTTAGGTATCACCATGCATCTTCCTCGGCCACTTCATAATCCATATTCACCGCCCTTTCTTCTCGCTGTGGTTCTGCGCTCTTCTCCCGTCTAGGCTGCTCATCGAAGTCCGCCATAGCATCGTCCTCTACACCATGCCTGGGCACGTCATCATTGCCAAGGGTCTTGACAGGCGGCAGAGGTGTATTCACCCACGCAAGCTCAAGACGCCCCTCAACACCAGGCAGTTCCTTACCATTCAGACTATAGTAAAACTTCTCTGCTGTTTTGCGATCTTGGAAAGAGACGTGCGTGGTTTCAGGAGCTGTATCGACAGACTCAAACTCGCCGAGGTTCTGTTTAGTATGTCAGCGATATGAGACCTGGAAAAAGGAGCAATGTTAAACGTACCAGGAGAAAATGGCGTAGATTCTCATCCTTATCAGGCGCTGTAAAGTCAACACCTGTGATGGCGAGCTTTTTGGGCCGGTTGTCGATCGAGTATTGCGCATAAGCTGCGTGCATGTTTCCTCCTCCACGGCCCCTGAAGCTTCCCCTTCCTCGTCCACGAGCGCGAAAGCTGCCTCGACCCCGATACCCACCTCGGGGAGCCCATGGCGAGTTTGATTCGTCCCCGGCATCGGGATCTAGACCGAGCATCTTTGCCTCTTGTTCGAGGGCCGCAAGCTTCGCGCGTAGCATACTTGTACCTGACGAATTGGCATCGCCATTCTCGCCTCTTTGACTGGCGAGTTTTGCTTGTAGCTTCTCATTTTCCTCTCGGTGGCGGGCGAGGAGTTCTTGATGCTTCTTTACTACCTCCTGGCGCTCCTGCTCTATCTTGGCGCGCTGAGCCTCGCGCTCTTGGTGCTTCTTTTGTTCTACTTCTTGCTTTCGCTGGAACTCTTCCATGTCTATTTCTGGTTCGAcctcgccatcttctgcaGCCATTGGGTCGCCCGACCAATTGCCCCCTTGTAAAGGAGCCGATACTGGTAGTGTGTCGATCTTGTCTTTGTACCAAAACACCTTGACGAACCTGTTGTCGAATATCACTTCGGGTGATTGATATGCTGCATTTGCCGAACCCCATTTATCGTACTTGACAATCGCGAGGTGCTTGTATGGCTGCATTGAGATCTCCTGGATATTGCCAAATTGCGAGAAGAACTCCCGCACTTGCTCCTCGCTGAAGGATTCTTCTGGGATATTTTCAACCACAATGGTACTCTTTGTACGGTCATAGTTAGGCCCTTCAGCGGAGAAAGGAGCTCGCGAACCGCCCTTCTTAGCGCCACGGTTCCGACGACCTCCTCGACCGCCTCGACCTCCATCGGGTGGGAAAGTCCAAGGATTCATGCTATTTGGGGCGTTTGCTAACATGGCAAACGGAT contains:
- a CDS encoding hypothetical protein (EggNog:ENOG41), with product MLFSEEDAPLLKAWIVKRIEDTSDADADVLAEYVIALLKHDGNADAVRKLCEQEIPDFLSEDPKAFLDDVFQAIAYRSYLPGAPPAPKIGVEPVQQPLADGTTPNDSRKRGFYDREEYDPQDGYDSFNRDGRVQKQPRRGGRGGRGDDMRGGRPGVPTYNLPPRPDMPFDPKVMEAFLQMGSMGMPYPGMPNFQQQSFGGGRGQPRRRGRCRDFDTKGFCSRGSTCPYDHGNESIFVPPGTDAEYDPSDPFAMLANAPNSMNPWTFPPDGGRGGRGGRRNRGAKKGGSRAPFSAEGPNYDRTKSTIVVENIPEESFSEEQVREFFSQFGNIQEISMQPYKHLAIVKYDKWGSANAAYQSPEVIFDNRFVKVFWYKDKIDTLPVSAPLQGGNWSGDPMAAEDGEVEPEIDMEEFQRKQEVEQKKHQEREAQRAKIEQERQEVVKKHQELLARHREENEKLQAKLASQRGENGDANSSGTSMLRAKLAALEQEAKMLGLDPDAGDESNSPWAPRGGYRGRGSFRARGRGRGSFRGRGGGNMHAAYAQYSIDNRPKKLAITGVDFTAPDKDENLRHFLLNLGEFESVDTAPETTHVSFQDRKTAEKFYYSLNGKELPGVEGRLELAWVNTPLPPVKTLGNDDVPRHGVEDDAMADFDEQPRREKSAEPQREERAVNMDYEVAEEDAW